One part of the Fusobacterium pseudoperiodonticum genome encodes these proteins:
- a CDS encoding efflux RND transporter periplasmic adaptor subunit, producing MKKLLTILLATSLLVVACGKDKEAKDAKNEAAVTETQTAAKPVEVSAVTTRQMSKLFESSAVWEPLAKVDFSTNKGATVEKIYKRNGEYVNKGEIIVKLSDAQTEADFLQAKANYQSATANYNIARNNYQKFKTLYDKQLISYLEFSNYEATFTSAQGNLEVAKAAYMNAQNSYSKLVAKADISGIVGNLFIKEGNDIAAKETLFTILNDKQMQSYVGITPEAISKVKLGDEIDVKIDALGKEYKAKITELNPIADSTTKNFKVKLVLDNPDEEIKDGMFGNVIIPVGESSVLSIEDEAIVTRDLVNYVFKYEDGKAKQVEVTVGATNLPYTEISSPEIKEGDKIIVKGLFGLQDNDNVEIKNGVNK from the coding sequence ATGAAAAAATTATTGACAATATTACTTGCAACTAGTTTATTAGTAGTTGCTTGTGGAAAAGATAAAGAAGCAAAAGATGCTAAAAATGAAGCTGCTGTAACTGAAACACAAACAGCTGCTAAGCCTGTAGAAGTTTCAGCTGTAACAACTAGACAGATGTCTAAACTTTTTGAATCAAGTGCAGTTTGGGAACCTTTAGCAAAGGTTGATTTTTCAACTAATAAAGGAGCAACAGTAGAAAAAATTTATAAGAGAAATGGTGAATATGTAAATAAAGGTGAAATTATAGTTAAGCTTTCTGATGCTCAAACAGAAGCTGATTTCCTTCAAGCTAAGGCTAATTATCAATCGGCTACTGCCAACTATAACATAGCTAGAAACAACTATCAAAAGTTTAAAACTCTATATGACAAACAATTAATTTCATATTTAGAGTTCTCAAACTATGAAGCAACATTTACTAGTGCTCAAGGTAATTTAGAAGTTGCTAAGGCTGCATATATGAATGCTCAAAACAGTTACTCTAAACTTGTTGCTAAAGCTGATATAAGTGGAATTGTTGGTAATTTATTTATTAAAGAAGGAAATGATATAGCTGCAAAAGAAACTTTATTTACTATCTTAAATGATAAACAAATGCAGTCTTATGTAGGTATAACTCCTGAAGCTATCTCTAAGGTAAAACTTGGAGATGAAATAGATGTAAAAATAGATGCTTTAGGAAAAGAATACAAGGCTAAAATTACTGAACTTAACCCTATTGCTGATAGTACAACAAAAAACTTTAAAGTAAAGTTAGTTCTTGATAATCCTGATGAAGAAATTAAAGATGGTATGTTTGGAAATGTTATTATTCCTGTTGGAGAATCTTCTGTTTTAAGTATAGAGGATGAAGCAATAGTTACAAGAGATTTAGTAAATTATGTATTTAAGTATGAAGATGGAAAAGCAAAACAAGTTGAAGTAACAGTGGGTGCAACAAACTTACCATATACAGAAATTTCATCTCCTGAAATAAAAGAAGGTGACAAAATAATTGTTAAAGGCCTATTTGGTCTTCAAGACAATGATAATGTTGAAATTAAAAATGGGGTGAATAAATAA
- a CDS encoding efflux RND transporter permease subunit, translated as MSLAGISIRRPVATTMVMVSFIFIGLLAMFSMKKELIPNINIPVVTISTTWNGAVAEDVETQVTKKIKDSLSNVEAIDKIQTVSAYGVSTVVVNFDYGVDTDEKVTQIQREVSKITNNLPSDANTPLVRKFEAAGGNMTAIIAFNADSKTALTTFIKEQLKPRLESLPGIGQVDIFGNPDKQLQIQVDSDKLASYNLSPMELYNIVRTSVATYPIGKLSTGNKDMIIRFMGDLDYIDQYKNILISSNGNTLRLKDVADVVLTTEDADNVGYLNGKESVVVLLQKSSDGDTITLNNAAFKVIEEMRPYMPAGTEYSIEMDSSENINNSISNVSSSAVQGLVLATIILFVFLKSFRTTVLISLALPVAIVFTFAFLAMRGATLNLISLMGLSIGVGMLTDNSVVVVDNIYRHITELNSPVREAAENATEEVTFSVIASALTTIVVFLPILFIPGLAREFFRDMSYAIIFSNLAAIIVAITLIPMLASRFLNRKSMKSEDGKFFKKVKAFYLKVINSAVSHKGLTVLIMVGLFFFSILVGPKLLKFEFMPKQDEGKYSMTAELQKGTDLAKAERIAKELEEIVKNDPHTESYLMLVSTSSISINANVGKKNTRKDSVFTIMDDIRKKASNVLDARVSMTNQFSGRQTSKDIEFLLQGSNQDEIKKFGKQLLEKLQSYDGMVDISSTLDPGIIELRLNIDRDKIASYGISPTVIAQTISYYMLGGDKANTATLKTDTEEIDVLVRLPKEKRNDINTLSSLNIKVGDNKFVKLSDVATLQYAEGTSEVRKKNGIYTVTISGNDGGVGLGKIQSKIIEEFNNLEPPSTISYSWGGQSENMQKTMSQLSFALSISIFLIYALLASQFESFILPFIIIGSIPLALIGVIWGLVVLRQPIDIMVMIGVILLAGVVVNNAIVLIDFIKTMRTRGYDKEYAIIYSCETRLRPILMTTMTTVFGMIPMALGLGEGSEFYRGMAITVIFGLAFSTILTLVLIPILYSVVDSFTTKMVAKLKEVFGGLKKKGAK; from the coding sequence ATGTCGTTAGCAGGAATCTCAATTCGTAGACCAGTTGCGACAACTATGGTAATGGTATCATTTATTTTTATTGGACTTTTAGCAATGTTTTCAATGAAAAAAGAATTAATACCTAATATAAACATTCCAGTTGTGACAATTTCTACAACTTGGAATGGAGCTGTTGCAGAAGATGTAGAAACTCAGGTTACAAAAAAAATTAAAGATAGTCTTTCTAATGTTGAAGCTATTGATAAAATACAAACAGTATCTGCTTATGGAGTTTCTACTGTAGTAGTAAACTTTGACTATGGAGTTGATACTGATGAAAAAGTTACTCAAATTCAAAGAGAAGTTTCAAAAATAACAAATAATTTACCTAGTGATGCAAATACTCCACTAGTTAGAAAATTTGAAGCTGCTGGTGGAAATATGACAGCTATTATAGCTTTTAATGCTGATAGTAAAACTGCACTTACAACTTTTATTAAAGAGCAATTAAAACCTAGACTTGAAAGTTTACCAGGTATAGGGCAAGTTGATATCTTTGGTAACCCTGATAAACAATTACAAATTCAAGTTGATAGTGATAAATTAGCTTCATATAATCTATCACCTATGGAATTATATAACATTGTTAGAACATCTGTTGCAACATATCCTATAGGTAAGTTATCTACTGGTAACAAAGATATGATTATCAGATTTATGGGAGATTTAGACTATATAGATCAATATAAAAATATATTAATTAGTTCTAATGGTAATACTTTAAGATTAAAAGATGTAGCCGATGTTGTATTAACAACAGAAGATGCTGATAATGTAGGATATCTTAATGGAAAAGAGTCAGTAGTAGTCTTATTACAAAAATCTTCTGATGGAGATACTATAACTTTAAATAATGCAGCTTTTAAAGTTATAGAAGAAATGAGACCATATATGCCAGCAGGTACTGAATACAGTATAGAAATGGACTCTTCTGAAAATATTAATAATTCAATTTCAAATGTTTCTAGTTCTGCTGTGCAAGGATTGGTACTGGCTACTATTATACTGTTTGTTTTCTTAAAGAGTTTCAGAACAACTGTGTTAATTTCATTAGCACTTCCTGTTGCAATAGTATTTACCTTTGCTTTCTTAGCAATGAGAGGTGCAACTCTTAACTTGATTTCCCTAATGGGACTTTCAATAGGGGTTGGTATGCTAACAGATAACTCAGTTGTTGTTGTGGACAATATCTATAGACATATAACTGAATTAAATTCCCCTGTTAGAGAAGCTGCTGAAAATGCTACAGAAGAAGTTACTTTCTCTGTTATAGCTTCTGCCTTAACAACTATAGTAGTTTTCTTACCAATATTATTTATTCCAGGACTTGCAAGAGAATTCTTTAGAGATATGTCTTATGCAATAATCTTCTCTAACCTAGCTGCTATCATAGTGGCAATAACATTGATACCTATGTTGGCAAGTAGATTCTTAAATAGAAAATCAATGAAATCTGAAGATGGTAAATTCTTTAAAAAAGTAAAAGCTTTCTATTTAAAAGTAATTAATAGTGCTGTTTCTCATAAAGGATTGACAGTTCTTATTATGGTTGGACTATTTTTCTTCAGCATTTTAGTAGGACCTAAGTTACTTAAATTTGAATTTATGCCTAAACAAGATGAAGGAAAATACTCAATGACTGCTGAACTACAAAAGGGTACTGATTTAGCTAAGGCTGAAAGAATAGCAAAAGAGTTGGAAGAAATTGTTAAAAATGATCCTCATACTGAAAGTTACTTAATGTTAGTAAGTACATCTAGTATTTCTATAAATGCCAATGTTGGTAAGAAGAATACAAGAAAAGACAGTGTATTTACAATTATGGACGATATAAGAAAGAAAGCATCTAATGTCTTAGATGCAAGAGTGTCTATGACTAACCAATTCTCTGGTAGACAAACAAGTAAAGATATAGAGTTCTTATTACAAGGTTCTAACCAAGATGAAATCAAAAAATTTGGTAAACAGCTTTTAGAAAAACTTCAAAGTTATGATGGTATGGTTGATATATCTTCAACTCTTGATCCAGGAATTATAGAGTTAAGACTAAATATAGATAGAGATAAAATAGCAAGTTATGGTATCAGCCCAACAGTTATTGCTCAAACAATAAGTTACTACATGTTGGGTGGAGATAAGGCTAATACTGCAACTTTAAAAACTGATACTGAGGAAATAGATGTTTTAGTTAGACTTCCTAAAGAAAAAAGAAACGATATAAATACTCTATCTTCTTTAAATATTAAAGTTGGAGATAATAAATTCGTTAAGTTATCAGATGTTGCAACTTTACAATATGCTGAAGGAACTTCTGAAGTAAGAAAGAAAAATGGTATCTACACTGTTACTATTTCTGGTAATGATGGTGGTGTTGGTCTAGGAAAAATCCAATCTAAGATTATTGAAGAATTTAATAACTTAGAGCCTCCTTCAACTATTTCATATAGTTGGGGTGGTCAATCTGAAAATATGCAAAAAACTATGAGTCAGTTATCATTTGCATTATCTATTTCAATTTTCTTAATCTATGCTTTACTTGCTTCACAATTTGAAAGCTTTATATTACCATTTATAATAATAGGTTCTATACCATTAGCTTTAATTGGAGTTATTTGGGGACTTGTAGTTTTAAGACAACCTATAGATATAATGGTTATGATAGGTGTAATCCTACTTGCTGGAGTCGTTGTTAACAATGCCATAGTGTTAATAGACTTTATAAAAACTATGAGAACTCGGGGTTATGATAAAGAGTATGCAATTATCTATTCTTGTGAAACAAGATTAAGACCTATACTTATGACAACTATGACAACAGTATTCGGTATGATACCTATGGCTTTAGGTTTAGGAGAAGGTTCAGAATTCTACAGAGGTATGGCTATTACAGTAATATTTGGATTAGCTTTCTCAACTATTTTAACACTAGTTTTAATCCCTATATTATATTCTGTTGTTGATAGCTTTACTACAAAAATGGTTGCTAAATTAAAAGAAGTTTTTGGCGGCTTAAAAAAGAAGGGGGCTAAATAA
- a CDS encoding metallophosphoesterase, translated as MIYFTADIHFYHENIINHTKRPFKNADEMNRKIIANWNNIVKANDEVYILGDVTMKGASNANTVLSQLKGKKYLIKGNHDNFVEEKNFHSYIFEWVKDYYELEYEGNFFVLFHYPLEEWNKFYRGAYHLHGHQHNNSLYNFENLKKGLRRYDVGVDANNFKPISIDEIIKFFEMI; from the coding sequence ATGATATATTTTACAGCAGATATTCATTTCTATCATGAAAATATCATAAACCATACAAAGAGACCTTTTAAAAATGCTGATGAAATGAATAGAAAAATTATAGCTAATTGGAATAATATTGTGAAAGCCAATGATGAAGTATATATACTTGGAGATGTTACTATGAAAGGGGCTAGTAATGCAAATACAGTATTATCTCAATTAAAAGGTAAAAAATATTTAATTAAAGGTAACCATGACAATTTTGTGGAAGAAAAAAACTTTCATTCATATATATTTGAATGGGTTAAGGATTATTATGAATTAGAATATGAAGGTAACTTCTTTGTACTATTTCATTATCCATTAGAAGAGTGGAATAAGTTTTATAGGGGAGCTTATCATTTACATGGACATCAACATAATAATTCTTTATATAATTTTGAAAACTTGAAAAAAGGTCTAAGAAGATATGATGTTGGAGTAGATGCAAATAATTTTAAACCTATTAGTATAGATGAAATTATTAAGTTTTTTGAAATGATTTAA
- the hutG gene encoding formimidoylglutamase, translated as MEYWSGRVDGNDSDILRIHQVIQVKTLDELMQDEYNGKKVCFVSYNSNEGIRRNNGRLGAADGWKHLKSALSNFPIFDTDIKFYDLKDPIDVVDGKLEEAQMKLADVVAKLKSKDYFVVCMGGGHDIAYGTYNGILSYAKTKTKDPKIGIISFDAHFDMREYGKGANSGTMFYQIADDCQRNNIKFDYTVIGIQRFSNTKRLFERAQKFGVTYYLAEDILKLSDLNITPILERNDYIHLTICTDVFHITCAPGVSAPQTFGIWPNQAIGLLNYIAKTKKNLTLEVAEISPRYDYDDRTSRLVANLIYQAILTHFGCEIK; from the coding sequence ATGGAATACTGGAGTGGACGTGTTGACGGTAATGATAGCGATATTTTAAGAATACATCAAGTTATACAAGTTAAAACTTTAGATGAGTTAATGCAAGATGAATACAATGGTAAAAAAGTATGTTTTGTGAGTTATAACTCTAATGAAGGTATCAGAAGAAACAATGGAAGACTAGGAGCTGCTGATGGTTGGAAACATTTAAAAAGTGCACTTTCTAATTTTCCTATCTTTGACACAGATATTAAATTCTATGATTTAAAAGATCCTATTGATGTTGTAGATGGTAAATTAGAAGAAGCTCAAATGAAATTAGCAGATGTTGTTGCTAAATTAAAATCTAAAGATTATTTTGTTGTATGTATGGGTGGAGGTCATGACATTGCCTATGGAACATACAATGGAATTTTATCTTATGCTAAAACTAAAACTAAAGATCCTAAAATTGGGATAATAAGTTTTGATGCTCACTTTGATATGAGAGAATACGGTAAAGGAGCTAACTCTGGAACAATGTTCTATCAAATAGCAGATGATTGTCAAAGAAATAATATAAAATTTGACTACACTGTTATAGGAATACAAAGATTCTCTAATACAAAGAGATTATTTGAAAGAGCTCAAAAATTTGGAGTAACTTATTACTTAGCAGAAGATATCTTAAAACTAAGTGATTTAAATATTACTCCTATCTTAGAAAGAAATGATTATATACATTTGACTATTTGTACAGATGTATTCCACATAACTTGTGCACCTGGAGTTAGTGCACCTCAAACATTTGGTATTTGGCCTAACCAAGCTATAGGACTTTTAAATTATATTGCAAAGACTAAAAAGAACTTAACATTAGAAGTTGCAGAAATCAGTCCTAGATATGATTATGATGATAGAACTTCAAGATTAGTGGCTAACTTAATCTATCAAGCTATCTTAACTCATTTTGGTTGTGAAATAAAATAA
- a CDS encoding formate--tetrahydrofolate ligase, translating into MTDIQIAQAAKKENIVEIAKRLGLTEDDIEQYGKYKAKINLDVLQKINRPNGKLILVTAITPTPAGEGKSTVTIGLTQALNKIGKLSAAAIREPSLGPVFGMKGGAAGGGYAQVVPMEDINLHFTGDMHAIGIAHNLISACIDNHINSGNALGIDITKITWKRVVDMNDRALRNIVIGLGGKANGYPRQDSFQITVGSEIMAILCLSNSITELKEKIKNIVFGTSLEGKLLRVGDLHIEGAVAALLKDAIKPNLVQTLENTPVFIHGGPFANIAHGCNSILATKMALKLTDYVVTEAGFAADLGAEKFIDIKCRLGGLKPDCAVIVATVRALEHHGKGDLKAGLENLDKHIDNIKNKYKLPLVVAINKFVTDTDEQIDMIEKFCNERGVEVSLCEVWAKGGEGGIDLAEKVLKAIDNNKAEFDYFYDINLTIKEKIEKICKEIYGADGVVFAPATKKVFDTIAAEGLENLPVCMSKTQKSISDNPALLGKPSGFKVTINDLRLAVGAGFVIAMAGDIIDMPGLPKKPSAEVIDIDENGVISGLF; encoded by the coding sequence ATGACTGATATTCAAATTGCACAAGCAGCAAAAAAGGAAAACATTGTAGAAATTGCTAAAAGACTAGGGTTAACAGAGGACGATATAGAACAATACGGAAAATATAAAGCTAAAATTAATTTAGATGTTCTTCAAAAAATAAATAGACCTAACGGGAAATTAATTTTAGTAACAGCAATAACACCTACTCCAGCAGGAGAAGGAAAATCTACTGTAACTATAGGGCTTACTCAAGCTTTAAACAAGATTGGTAAATTATCAGCAGCAGCTATAAGAGAACCATCTTTAGGACCAGTATTTGGAATGAAAGGTGGAGCAGCAGGTGGAGGATATGCTCAAGTTGTTCCTATGGAAGATATCAACCTACATTTCACTGGAGATATGCACGCAATAGGTATAGCTCATAACTTAATCTCTGCTTGTATAGATAACCATATCAATTCTGGAAATGCATTAGGAATAGATATAACTAAAATAACTTGGAAAAGAGTTGTTGACATGAATGACAGAGCTCTTAGAAATATTGTTATAGGACTTGGAGGAAAAGCTAACGGATATCCAAGACAAGATTCTTTCCAAATTACAGTTGGATCTGAAATAATGGCAATACTTTGCTTATCTAATTCAATAACTGAATTAAAAGAAAAAATCAAAAATATAGTTTTCGGAACTTCATTAGAAGGAAAATTATTAAGAGTTGGAGATTTACATATAGAAGGAGCAGTTGCAGCACTTCTTAAAGATGCTATAAAACCTAACTTAGTTCAAACTTTAGAAAATACTCCAGTATTTATCCACGGAGGACCTTTCGCTAACATAGCTCATGGATGTAACTCTATACTAGCTACAAAAATGGCATTAAAATTAACTGACTATGTTGTTACTGAAGCAGGATTCGCTGCAGACCTAGGAGCAGAAAAATTCATCGATATTAAATGTAGACTTGGTGGATTAAAACCTGATTGTGCTGTTATAGTTGCAACAGTTAGAGCTTTAGAACATCACGGAAAAGGTGACTTAAAAGCTGGTCTTGAAAACTTAGATAAACATATAGACAATATCAAAAATAAATATAAATTACCATTAGTTGTTGCAATTAACAAATTCGTAACTGACACTGATGAACAAATCGATATGATAGAAAAATTCTGTAATGAAAGAGGAGTAGAAGTTTCTCTATGTGAAGTTTGGGCAAAAGGTGGAGAAGGTGGAATAGACCTTGCTGAAAAAGTTTTAAAAGCAATAGATAATAACAAAGCTGAATTTGATTATTTCTATGACATCAACTTAACTATTAAAGAAAAAATTGAAAAAATCTGTAAAGAAATTTATGGAGCAGATGGAGTTGTATTTGCACCTGCAACTAAAAAAGTATTTGATACAATAGCAGCTGAAGGTTTAGAAAATCTTCCTGTATGTATGTCAAAAACTCAAAAATCTATTTCTGATAATCCAGCATTATTAGGAAAACCAAGTGGATTTAAAGTAACTATCAACGATTTACGTCTAGCAGTTGGAGCAGGATTCGTTATAGCTATGGCAGGAGATATCATAGATATGCCAGGATTACCTAAGAAACCATCAGCAGAAGTAATAGATATAGATGAAAACGGAGTTATCTCTGGATTATTCTAA
- a CDS encoding YoaK family protein — MNKRKLHKFFNNKEEFAPNERLWLFCMLMLVAGFFGGFTFSLRGRVFVNAQTGNLVLLSLGFATWDTALIKNALATFLAYFCGIIMAELISKKINKTSFLIWERILLIFSIIVTICLGFIPEAAPYEFTNFPIAFTAAMQFNTFEKAHGMGMATPFCTNHVKQASANLIRFLRTRDDNKLRISLSHLSMILSFIIGATLSIFLGRFLFGKAIWLSTIFLIITFYFFSKSIKEYKKKL; from the coding sequence ATGAATAAAAGAAAATTACACAAATTTTTTAACAATAAAGAAGAATTTGCTCCAAATGAAAGACTTTGGCTCTTCTGTATGTTGATGTTGGTTGCTGGATTTTTTGGTGGCTTTACCTTCTCTTTAAGAGGTAGAGTTTTTGTAAATGCTCAAACAGGAAACTTAGTATTACTATCATTGGGATTTGCGACTTGGGATACTGCACTTATAAAAAATGCTCTTGCTACATTTTTAGCTTACTTCTGTGGAATAATAATGGCTGAGCTTATTTCTAAAAAAATTAATAAAACATCTTTTCTTATCTGGGAAAGAATATTATTAATTTTTAGTATTATTGTTACTATATGTCTAGGTTTTATTCCTGAGGCTGCTCCTTATGAATTTACTAACTTCCCAATAGCTTTTACTGCCGCAATGCAATTTAATACTTTTGAGAAAGCACATGGTATGGGAATGGCTACTCCTTTCTGTACTAATCATGTTAAACAAGCTTCAGCTAATTTAATTAGATTTTTAAGAACTAGGGATGATAATAAACTGAGAATTTCTTTAAGCCACCTAAGTATGATATTATCATTTATTATAGGTGCAACTCTTTCAATTTTTTTAGGAAGATTTCTTTTTGGAAAAGCTATTTGGCTTTCTACAATTTTTCTAATTATCACTTTTTACTTTTTTTCAAAATCAATAAAAGAATATAAAAAGAAGCTGTAA